In one Procambarus clarkii isolate CNS0578487 chromosome 29, FALCON_Pclarkii_2.0, whole genome shotgun sequence genomic region, the following are encoded:
- the LOC138369656 gene encoding streptococcal hemagglutinin-like, translating into MQSQHQRASASSSLSIKQSQHQAASASSSVSIKQRQHQEAVSIKQRKCQAASASSSESVKQRQHQAPSASSSVSVEQHQRKAGSASRSVSIKQHQHQASSASSSLSIKQRQNQLASASSYVNIKQRQHQSASASCSVSIKQRHHQAASVSSRVSIKQRQLQAQSASISVSIKQRQHQVASAFDSVSIDASSASISGQRHAASASSSVSIKQRQHKAASASSSVSINQRQRHAASASSSVSIKQRQH; encoded by the exons ATGCAGAGTCAGCATCAAAGAGCCTCTGCTTCAAGCAGTCTTAGCATCAAGCAgtctcagcatcaagcagcgtcagcatcaagtagcgtcagcatcaagcagcgtcagcatcaagaagc cgtcagcatcaagcagcgaaagtgtcaagcagcgtcagcatcaagcagcgagagtgtcaagcagcgtcagcatcaagcaccttcagcatcaagcagcgtcagcgttgAGCAGCATCAGCGTAAAGCAGGGTCAGCATcacgcagcgtcagcatcaagcagcatcagcatcaagcatcgtcagcatcaagcagcctcagcatcaagcaACGTCAGAATCAattagcatcagcatcaagctatgttaacatcaagcagcgtcagcatcaatcaGCGTCAGCGTcatgcagcgtcagcatcaagcagcgtcaccaTCAAGCAGCATCAGTGTCAAGCagagtcagcatcaagcagcgtcagcttcAAGCACAGTCAGCATCaatcagcgtcagcatcaagcagcgtcagcatcaagtagcgtcagcatttgacagcgtcagtattgacgcTTCGTCAGCATCAATCAGCGGTCAGCGTcatgcagcgtcagcatcaagcagcgtcagcatcaagcagcgtcaacataaagcagcatcagcatcaagcagcgtcagcattaaTCAGCGTCAGCGTcatgcagcgtcagcatcaagcagcgtcagcatcaagcagcgtcagcattaa
- the LOC138369655 gene encoding streptococcal hemagglutinin-like codes for MKQRQHQAASVSSSRQHQAASASSSVSIKQRQHQAASASSSVSVKQRQHQAASASSSVNIKQHLREAALSSTSVNIKQHQHQRASASSSVSVKQRECQAASAIKQRECQAASASSSVSIKQRHR; via the coding sequence atgaagcagcgtcagcatcaagcagcgtcagtgtCAAGCagtcgtcagcatcaagcagcgtcagcatcaagcagcgtcagcatcaagcagcgtcagcatcaagcagcgtcagcatcaagcagcgtgagtgtcaagcagcgccagcatcaagcagcatcagcatcaagcagcgtcaacatcaaGCAGCATCTGCGTGAAGCAGCGTTATCATCAACCAGCGTCAatatcaagcagcatcagcatcaaagagcatcagcatcaagcagcgtgagtGTCAAGCAGCGTGAGTGTCAAGCTGCGTCAGCAATCAAGCAGCGTGAATGTcaggcagcgtcagcatcaagcagcgtcagcatcaagcagcgtcaccgTTAA
- the LOC138369657 gene encoding streptococcal hemagglutinin-like → MSSSLSIKQRQHKAASASSSVSIKQRQHQAASALSRVSIKQPQLQAVLASSSLSIKQRQHQVESASSRLQHQAASASSSVSVKQHQRNAGSASRSVSIKQHQHQASSASSSLSIKQRQNQLSSASSYVNIKQRQHQSASASCSVSIMQSQHQRASASSSLSIKQSQHQAASASSSVSIKQRQHQEASASSSISVKQPQHQAASASSSDNIKQPQHQAASVLSSVCFKQRQHQVASASDSVSVMERQHQVASVSSSVSIKQRSASRSVSIKQHQHQASSASSSLSIKQRQIQLASACQAASASSSVSIKQRQHQALSASSNVNIRPRVCQAASASRSISIKQRECQAASASINVNIKQRQHQAASASSRSQHQSTSKSKSVSIKQRQHQAASASSRVNIKQPQRQHQAASASKSISIKQRQHQAASASKSISIKQRQHQAASA, encoded by the exons atgtcaagcagcctcagcatcaagcagcgtcaacataaagcagcatcagcatcaagcagcgtcagcatcaagcagcgtcagcatcaagcagcgtcagccttAAGCCGAGTCAGCATCAAACAGCCTCAGCTTCAAGCAGTCTTAGcatcaagcagcctcagcattaagcagcgtcagcatcaagtagagtcagcatcaagcaga cttcagcatcaagcagcgtcagcatcaagcagcgtcagcgttaagCAGCATCAGCGTAACGCAGGGTCAGCATcacgcagcgtcagcatcaagcagcatcagcatcaagcatcgtcagcatcaagcagcctcagcatcaagcaACGTCAGAATCAATTATCATCAGCATCAAGCTATGTtaacatcaagcagcgtcagcatcaatcaGCGTCAGCGTCATGCAGCGTCAGCATCATGCAGAGTCAGCATCAAAGAGCCTCTGCTTCAAGCAGTCTTAGCATCAAGCAgtctcagcatcaagcagcgtcagcatcaagtagcgtcagcatcaagcagcgtcagcatcaagaagcgtcagcatcaagcagcataagtgtcaagcagcctcagcatcaagcagcctcagcatcaagcagcgacaACATAaagcagcctcagcatcaagcagcgtcagtgtTAAGCAGCGTCTgcttcaagcagcgtcagcatcaagtagcGTCAGCATCAGACAGCGTGAGCGTCATGGAGCGTCAACATCAAGTAGCGTcagtgtcaagcagcgtcagcatcaagcagc GGTCAGCATcacgcagcgtcagcatcaagcagcatcagcatcaagcatcgtcagcatcaagcagcctcagcatcaagcaACGTCAGATTCAATTAGCATCAGcatgtcaagcagcgtcagcatcaagcagcgtcagcatcaagcagcgtcagcatcaagcactaTCAGCATCAAGCAACGTCAACATCAGGCCGCGTGtatgtcaagcagcgtcagcatcacgcagcatcagcatcaagcagcgtgaatgtcaagcagcgtcagcatcaatcaACGTAAACattaagcagcgtcagcatcaagcagcatcagcatcaagcagg AGTCAACATCAATCAACGTCAAAATCAaaaagcgtcagcatcaagcagcgtcagcatcaagcagcatcagcatcaagcagggTCAACATAAAGCAGcctcagcgtcagcatcaagctgcGTCAGCATCAaagagcatcagcatcaagcagcgtcagcatcaagcagcgtcagcatcaaagagcatcagcatcaagcagcgtcagcatcaagcagcatcagcatga